A portion of the Lolium rigidum isolate FL_2022 chromosome 1, APGP_CSIRO_Lrig_0.1, whole genome shotgun sequence genome contains these proteins:
- the LOC124706298 gene encoding uncharacterized protein LOC124706298 yields MPFSCFATGRSDSSPAKASSATSVYWTHLGAISLTWSRSALGLVLAADVSLAGAEAPARFVLLPWLPWRRRGSKRFSTASGHSVAFAWDLSRARLAPRRPEPLSGYSVHVTVDGELALAAGDLAPYSSPAASAGTLLSRREDPVTAGEYTTSVTVAGEEHEVSVGVEEAAMWVAVDGERALQVRRLRWKFRGSERLDLPRCGSAVRVTWDLHGWLFRPDAAAVFILRFDADGAYPMVEDMEEDAGMHTLKQSSFRFRGHQATGGGESRGSSGDRGSWRRSPFRSGSDSSPTVSVASTSAASSSAASVTTVAVWAAAEETALQGGDHGFSLIIYLWKKKKRSR; encoded by the coding sequence ATGCCGTTTTCCTGCTTCGCCACCGGCCGcagcgactcctccccggccaagGCCTCGTCGGCGACGTCCGTCTACTGGACGCACCTCGGCGCTATATCCCTCACGTGGTCCCGCTCCGCGCTGGGCCTCGTCCTGGCCGCCGACgtcagcctcgccggagccgaggCGCCCGCGCGCTTCGTGCTCCTGCCGTGGCTCCCGTGGCGCCGGCGTGGGTCCAAGCGCTTCTCCACCGCGTCCGGCCACTCCGTCGCGTTCGCATGGGACCTGTCGCGCGCCCGTCTCGCGCCGCGCCGGCCGGAGCCGCTGTCCGGGTACTCCGTGCACGTGACGGTCGACGGGGAGCTCGCTCTGGCCGCGGGCGACCTCGCGCCGTATTCGTCTCCGGCGGCGTCCGCTGGCACCCTCCTCTCCCGCCGCGAGGACCCCGTCACCGCCGGAGAGTACACGACCTCCGTGACCGTCGCGGGCGAGGAGCACGAGGTGTCGGTCGGCGTGGAGGAGGCGGCCATGTGGGTcgccgtcgacggcgagagagcgCTCCAGGTGCGTCGCCTGCGGTGGAAGTTCCGCGGCAGCGAGAGGCTGGACCTCCCGCGCTGCGGCAGCGCGGTACGCGTCACGTGGGACCTCCACGGCTGGCTCTTCCgcccagacgccgccgccgtcttcaTCCTCCGGTTCGACGCCGACGGCGCGTACCCCATGGTGGAGGACATGGAGGAAGACGCCGGCATGCACACCCTTAAGCAGAGTTCTTTCAGATTCAGGGGCCACCAAGCCACGGGCGGCGGCGAGAGCCGGGGCAGCAGTGGCGACAGGGGATCATGGAGGCGGAGTCCGTTCAGGTCGGGCTCGGACTCGTCCCCGACGGTGTCGGTGGCGTCGACATccgcggcgtcgtcgtcggcaGCCAGCGTCACGACAGTGGCTGTgtgggccgccgcggaggagaccGCGCTGCAGGGCGGCGACCACGGGTTCTCTCTCATAATCTACCTctggaagaaaaagaagaggtcacGGTGA